The following proteins come from a genomic window of Accipiter gentilis chromosome 2, bAccGen1.1, whole genome shotgun sequence:
- the GPR20 gene encoding G-protein coupled receptor 20 — translation MPTSSTQLPALDPINSTQQPNSSIYLFSKFIHPDKELYTEFYSLWIALMVVNAIIFLVGVVLNSLALYVFCFRTKTKTTSVIYTINLIVTDLLVGFSLPVRIIMFYSAGDCLNCSLVHIFGYFVNMYCSILFLTCICVDRYLAIVQVEASRKWRNPTCAKGICVFIWIFATVVTFSILTMAIQFAACCLSKILVLMVCEYFFPLIIIIFFTTRIMCALSKPSLMHQSRERRMRAVQLLITVLIIFMICFTPFHVRQVAISVNPDMPHDVSLLVYHVTVTLSSLNSCMDPIVYCFVTNNFQSTMKNIFRKTEPEQTNVDILGMNKNSKGSNAITAFSNTIGSPVSLPSPSSVQI, via the coding sequence ATGCCGACCTCCTCCACCCAGCTGCCAGCCCTTGACCCTATCAACTCCACCCAGCAACCCAACTCCAGCATCTACTTGTTCTCCAAGTTCATCCACCCTGACAAAGAACTGTACACAGAATTTTACAGCCTGTGGATTGCCCTGATGGTAGTCAATGCCATCATTTTCCTGGTGGGTGTTGTGCTAAACAGCTTGGCGCTGTACGTCTTCTGCTTCCGTACCAAGACAAAAACCACCTCTGTTATTTACACCATCAACCTGATTGTTACTGATCTCTTGGTGGGCTTTTCCTTGCCTGTCCGGATCATCATGTTCTACAGTGCAGGGGACTGCCTGAATTGTTCCTTGGTTCATATCTTTGGCTACTTTGTCAACATGTactgcagcatcctcttcttGACATGCATCTGCGTTGACCGTTATCTGGCAATCGTACAGGTGGAGGCCTCACGTAAATGGAGGAACCCCACCTGTGCCAAGGGGATCTGCGTCTTCATTTGGATCTTTGCCACTGTGGTGACTTTCTCCATTCTGACCATGGCAATACAGTTTGCTGCATGCTGTCTCTCAAAGATTCTGGTCCTGATGGTCTGTGAGTACTTCTTCCCCCTCATCATAATCATCTTCTTCACCACCAGGATTATGTGTGCTCTGTCCAAGCCCAGCCTCATGCACCAGAGTCGGGAGAGGAGAATGAGGGCTGTGCAACTCCTCATCACTGTCCTCATCATCTTCATGATCTGCTTCACTCCTTTTCACGTGCGACAGGTAGCAATCTCCGTCAACCCAGACATGCCCCATGATGTCAGCCTCCTCGTCTACCATGTGACAGTGACTCTGAGTAGCCTCAACAGCTGCATGGACCCCATTGTCTACTGCTTTGTCACCAATAACTTCCAGTCAACCATGAAAAACATCTTCAGGAAAACCGAGCCAGAGCAAACCAATGTGGACATCCTGGGTATGAACAAGAACTCCAAGGGCTCCAATGCAATCACTGCCTTCTCAAACACAATAGGGAGCCCTGTGAGCTTGCCATCACCAAGCAGTGTCCAGATATAA